TTTACTTTTGCTATCATTGGAATATAGAATGTGCCACAAATGGGCATACTTTGAAGTTTTCAGTTCAATGGGAACACATGGTTAAAGGGAATTGTGGAGGccccttcttttctgtcttttgaggtTTTGCCACATACTCCCTGCAGTGTTATGTGGATTTACCATGGGACATGAGAACACTTTCCTTCGTAAATGGGCTGTCTATGGTGTCTAGCATGCATTAAGTGGAAACATTTTTATCTCTGTTTtaaagtgctgggaattgatcccaggAACTTAGGAACTTGTCCCCAAACTGCAAGCAGAGCAATAGTGACGGAAAGCTTATGTTTTGTTACTGTGCTGCAGGACAAGTGCTTTCTATCTCCTAAAACTATTTCCGACCCCCACAAGCTAGctggtttactttttaaaaaaatccgtTTTCTTACACTTATGTGTATAATGCTTTTGGTTTCTTATACTCCTACCTGAAATAATAAGTAGTCCTTTAATAGTAGTATTAAATGTTATTGTTGTATTTTCTCAAAAGTaagtttcagtttatttttacatgtggCTTGATGTCTCAAATCAGTCATCTCCAAATACCCCATGGTTTTGGAAAGTCTGGACTTCTGTCTGCTTATTATTTCATGTGAATTTAATATTCTTACCCAAACTTTCCACATTCCACATCCTCAAGATTCATTTTGTCTCTAAAAATTTTTAATGCCAATTAAAAGCCAAAATCAACTAATTTCAGCCTCAGTTTTCAAATGTCAGCTTGCTTAACCTAAGTCTTCAATTTATAAACTGTAATTCTAAACTTTTTAATATCTGACATTTCCCTTCTGAAGAAAAACAGTAGAAACTTGGCCATTTGTGTAGCTTTTGGAAAGTTGGATCGTCCCACCTGCGGTTtgggggaggttgggggtggaAGGCGTCTGGCTTCCCGCGCCTGCGCAGTCATCTAGAGGCTTTGCCTCCCTTGATTGCCCAAGTACCCCAGGATCAGTGCAGGACCTGCGCCGCCCTGTGAAGTAGGGGAATGGCCCTTTGTGTAcccaggaaaggcagagacagtgtGACTTTACATGTTCAAACTCACACATCGAAACTCGGATGGAAGGAAGAATCTGctgaaaagcaaacaacaaagtAAAGACCGACTTGGCTTATTTTCCTGGCCCTTTTTCTGCTGAATCAGCTGACTTCACGGAAGCATTGAATTCTGGATTCTAAGGAGTTTTAGTTCTTGTTTTCAAGAGTAGGAAGTATTGTTTTCACTATAAGAAGCTGCTAAGTAGATTTCaactttaaaatgataaataaatagatagataagtaaataaataagatggtgAGTGTATCTATTAACCCAGCAGTCTTGGATGGAAGGGAAAAAGCTtactggggagtgggggaggaagtTTCCTGTGGGTCTAGAGAAGGCTGTTGCACTGAACTGCAGCGAACATGAGGAATACAGATTGCTATAACTCACAGTACACCAAGGTTGCTAATTTTGTTTTGCCACAAGGTTGTTTTAATGAAGATAACTGCTAgcttgccccaccccccacagcccccGCCGCTGCCACCACTTCACTGCCTAAGAACCTGCACAGCCTAGAATGGACCTGCAGTCCTCTTTCTCTACTCCCTGCCCAACTTTTGTTCTACAGTTCCACTTGTTCTGCTATGAAATCTGACAAAGAGCAAAAAtcttgaaacaaaaagaaagggtgGAAGGGGGAAAGGccggaggaggagagagaggaagggcgcggagtgggggtgaggagggaggtaggaggagggagagagggagagagagaaaggagggagcgagagaaggagagaggaagagggagggagagagggagagacggactggaagggagggaagaaggggggctgggggggggctGGCCGCAGGAGTGCCTGCCACCCTCTTAGCTATCTGAAATGCTTATTCCCGAGATTACAGTAATTACAGCCGCAGCATGAGTTCCATACAAGCGCTAAATGAAACAgcacatcaattaaaaaaataaacactccATTCTAGGAGAAAGACAACCCCCTGGGACGCCCTAACAAGCGTAAATGAACCTGCCAGGCCCTGGCCCCTCACACCCTCCTCCCTACTTAAGGTGGACGCTGAAAGGGCTGGCAACAGCTGAACGCTCCTCTGGTTCTGGGTGTTGAGTTCAACACACAGCCCTGCCTCTCACAACAGAAAAGGAGGCGCAGACAAAAACACATATTAAGTTTTTATGTAGatgagtgtatgtatgtcttAAAAgtaacacatggagagagaatgCAGTGGTAGTTGTCAATGTGTCAATTCTTATGCTTGTGTCTGAAAGGAAAAACTGAGTCTACGTGTTtcgtatatttatatattttatcccATCCAAAATTCAACTTCCCCAATGGCATCTGGCTTGATCACTCCCGCTTTCTAGGTAAGCAATTGAAGTGCCACAGGTCACGCAGCAATGTACACTTATGTACCGCACACCCTAGCACGCAGAAAGGGCTCCCAAGCAGTCATAGCCAAAACTGGtcatctagcctcaatagaagtcTCACTACTATCACCAAATCTCCAAGTCTGAGAAGCCCTCGTTATGAGAATACCAAGAGGAAATCTCTCCCTAAATTCCCCTAGCTCTGGAACTGGACCAGCCTTGAAGCCCTGACTGTGCTTCCAAGACCATCTAGAACCAGGAGGTATTGTCTGTGGAGCAAGAAACTGATTCAGAGAGCCCCGGGAGGTGCACTCACTACAAAAACACTGTCCTAGAGCCTAGGAGCAGACTCAGAGATATGCGACCAAGATCTCTGAAGCACTGAGCTCTTTGGGGACAGTCTGAGTAAATGCTCAATCCGTGCAGTCAACCCCAAGGTGACCAAAAACAAACTCTCCATCCGCCCAAAGCTAGGAAAGCAGACCCAAAACTACGGACTTCCTTAAGGAAGGCTAAGCCTTGAGAACGCGGATACTCCGCCCTGTTGCGCAGGGATTGGTGAACCCAGAAGAGGGAGGAGACCAAGTGCAGGCTGTATAAATATTCATGAGCCGGCCGGGAGGCGCTAGCTGACTAAAGCCGGGAAGTTGGGCGAAGGGCGCAGCTCCTGCGGAGGAGGCGGAGGCTGGGACCAAGGTGCTCAGGtgtcctctctgtcttttttgcTCTGGATTTGTTTGTCGATCTAGCAAGAAAGCACGTCCTGCACCCCGCCCGACTGTGGCCCGAACGCGGCGTGGACTTTTGGTGGCGGCAGATACAAGAGAACCGACGCAGGAGTGAGAAGGCTGCGGCCTGACCAGAGGAGGGCCCGGAACTCTGGCAGTGGCGGCGCGGCCTGGAACGGACATGAACCCTCCGGGCCCGAAGAGGGGCCTCTAGGTCCGACCCGAGAGTCTAGAGGCCAGACACAGCCATCTTGACTGAGGCCAGAAAGGAAACTTGAGCCGCGTCGTCCTCTGAGTCTTCGCTGCTGGGAGCCATACGAAGTGTCTGAGCGTGCAGAAGGTCCTACACGAACTCGGGAGGATGAGCCCGGGGGCCACCACTCCGCTCCGGGAGGACTGAGTGCGACTCAGGGGGCGCGGGACGGACCCTGTGGAATTGTGGCGCGTTGGCGGTCACCCCAGGAGAGGCGTGGGGGAGGGCCGGACGACTCCTGCCTAGGTTTCCAACCCTGCTGCCACAGTCGCTGCCTGAAAAGGAGATAGACTATTGCTATTCTCCTCTGCAAAGAAAAGTGGGACACGACCCGCTCTCCCTTTTCTCGGATTCCTCACTGCAGAGCCCTTCTGCGCGCCGCCTGGAGAAGGAGGACTTGGGGTCCCAGCGCGCAGCATGGAGTGGGGTTACCTGTTGGAAGTGACCTCGCTGCTAGCCGCCTTGGCGGTGCTACAGCGCTCCAGCGGCGCTGCCGCGGCTTCGGCTAAGGAGCTGGCGTGCCAAGAGATCACGGTGCCGTTGTGCAAAGGCATCGGTTACAACTACACTTACATGCCCAACCAGTTCAACCACGACACGCAAGATGAGGCGGGCCTAGAGGTGCACCAGTTCTGGCCGCTGGTGGAGATACAGTGCTCCCCGGACCTCAAGTTCTTTCTGTGTAGCATGTACACGCCCATCTGCCTGGAGGACTACAAGAAGCCTCTGCCGCCTTGTCGCTCTGTTTGTGAACGCGCCAAGGCCGGCTGCGCGCCGCTCATGCGCCAGTACGGCTTTGCTTGGCCTGACCGCATGCGCTGCGATCGGTTGCCGGAGCAGGGCAACCCGGACACTCTGTGCATGGACTACAACCGCACCGACCTCACCACAGCCGCGCCCAGCCCACCGCGCCGCCTGCCTCCGCCGCCTCCGCCCGGCGAGCAGCCGCCCTCTGGCAGCGGCCACAGCCGCCCGCCAGGGGCCAGGCCCCCACATCGTGGCGGCAGCAGTAGGGGCAGCGGGGACGCGGCGGCTGCGCCCCCTTCGCGCGGCGGGAAGGCGAGGCCCCCTGGTGGCGGCGCTGCTCCCTGCGAGCCGGGATGCCAGTGCCGCGCGCCCATGGTGAGCGTGTCCAGCGAACGCCACCCTCTCTACAACCGCGTCAAGACTGGCCAGATCGCCAACTGTGCGCTGCCCTGCCACAACCCCTTCTTTAGCCAGGATGAGCGCGCCTTCACCGTCTTCTGGATCGGCCTGTGGTCGGTGCTCTGCTTCGTCTCCACCTTCGCCACTGTCTCTACCTTCCTCATCGATATGGAGCGCTTTAAGTACCCGGAACGGCCCATCATATTCCTCTCCGCCTGTTACCTCTTCGTGTCTGTCGGGTACCTGGTGCGCCTGGTGGCAGGACATGAGAAAGTGGCCTGCAGCGGCGGCGCTCCGGGTGCTGGCGGAGCTGGGGGTGCGGGCGGCGCGGCGGCGGCTGGCGCAGGGGCGGCGGGAGCGGGGGCGAGCAGCCCGGGCGCGCGCGGCGAGTACGAGGAGCTGGGCGCAGTCGAGCAGCATGTGCGCTATGAGACCACTGGCCCCGCGCTGTGCACGGTGGTCTTTCTCCTTGTCTACTTTTTTGGCATGGCTAGCTCCATCTGGTGGGTAATCCTGTCGCTCACGTGGTTCTTGGCAGCTGGCATGAAGTGGGGTAACGAGGCCATAGCAGGCTACTCGCAGTACTTCCACCTGGCCGCGTGGCTTGTGCCCAGCGTCAAGTCCATCGCGGTGCTGGCGCTCAGCTCCGTAGACGGAGACCCGGTGGCGGGCATCTGCTACGTGGGCAACCAGAGCCTTGACAACCTACGCGGCTTTGTGCTGGCGCCACTGGTTATCTACCTCTTCATTGGGACTATGTTTCTGTTAGCTGGCTTCGTGTCGCTGTTCCGAATCCGTTCAGTCATCAAGCAGCAAGGAGGCCCAACTAAGACACACAAGCTAGAAAAACTCATGATCCGCTTGGGCCTCTTCACCGTGCTATACACGGTGCCCGCTGCCGTCGTTGTCGCCTGCCTTTTCTATGAGCAGCACAACCGACCCCGCTGGGAGGCCACGCACAACTGCCCATGCCTTCGGGACCTGCAACCGGACCAGGCTCGCAGGCCCGATTACGCGGTCTTCATGCTCAAGTACTTCATGTGCCTAGTAGTGGGCATCACATCGGGCGTGTGGGTCTGGTCCGGCAAGACTCTGGAGTCCTGGCGCGCGTTGTGCACTAGATGCTGCTGGGCCAGCAAGGGCGCTGCAGTAGGCGCGGGCGCTGGAGGCAGCGGCCCTGGGGGCAGTGGCCCGGGGCCCGGCGGAGGTGGGGGACACGGCGGAGGCGGGGGATCCCTCTACAGCGACGTCAGTACGGGCCTGACGTGGCGGTCTGGCACGGCTAGCTCTGTATCTTACCCTAAGCAAATGCCATTGTCCCAGGTCTGAACCCTACGTGGATGCCCAGAAGGGGCGGAgaggagtgggggatggggaacccGTGGGCGGCGAAGGGACCCCAGACCGGCCAGGGTTCCCACCCCTTCACAGTGTTGACTGCTATTAGCATGATAATGAACTCTTAATGGTATCCATTAGCAGCGGGGACTTAAATGACTCCCTTAGAACAAAGTACCTGGCATTGAAGCCTCCCAGACTTAGCCCCTCCTCTCTGATGCCCCAGCACTTACCCCAGACAATGGTTTCAGTGGGTTAGGATAGTTGGAACCCTCCTGGATACCCTGGATGAGTCTTGAGGGTGCACTACACTACACTGCAGACTTCACCCAAGGTACTGCTTCACCCTCGACTTCATCTGCATCAATTCATCCCCTCATACACCCTAGAGGAGGGACAACTGCTACCTTGTGGGACTGCACAGTTTGGGTATTCTTAATGACCAGGCAGATGCAGATGccttaaataaacaagaaatgtcTTAATTATACACCCCAAGTAAATACGGGTTTCTTACATTAAaggatgtatttatataattatttgttaGGTTgtaaaaaaaagtgtaaaatatgtatatatccaaAGATATACAATATGTACATTACTTGTAAAAAGTTTAGAGGCTACCCTGTAAGAACAAATATAAGTATTCTATTTTGTCAATAAAAAGACTTTTGATAAATGATTTAAGTACCACCCTGTCCCCCACCTCTCCTGAATTGTTCCCCTTATGCTTGCTGAGGACATGTGAGGAAATGGAAAAATTCTGGTTTGCCATTTTGTACTGACATTAGACCTGTTAACCTCTAATTCTTAAACTGTTAGCAAAGTAAATGTCATTGTTGAAATGAAATCAAAATCGCGTTTTTGCACTTTCCCCCCAAATGATGTTTTTCATGGTCTCTCCTTGCTGACCTACGGGTTACAGCTCTTCATGGTGTGTGTGGATGGACAGTTTGCTAAGGTGGCCATTCTACTTGGCCTGTTTTATTTGGCTGATATAATGCCACTTACATTGCAGCCCTATGTGAATGAGTATCTTCAGTCTGTGATTTTGAAAGCACTAGTCTTTTACAGAGCTGGCCGCACTCAGAAATGTGGAGGTTAGTATTTAAGGCCACAGGTCACCTCTATACTGTAAGTCACTTGACAATCTGGTGTAGCAGAGCAGGTGCTGGCTAACAGATTAAACGAATGGGTTAACTTCTTAATAGCATTCCCTGCTTGTGTATTCCAAGTGTGCTGCTTTTCCTGGAGAAAAAAGCTATTGTTCCTCTGTCAAGACGAAGCTAATTTATTTGAACAGAAGGCTGTTGAATCAGCAGAAGAATGTGCTGGCAATTGTTGAACTTTTTACCTGTCTGCCCAGTGGCTCTGCACATCATTCCTTTAAGAGGAGCTAAATGAATAGGGTTAATCTGTAGGGAACTTGGTCTTTTGAGTTTGGAAAACTTTGatcttttctcctctgtgaatGTGCTGTATAGCCTGAAGTTTCTTTCCCTGCTGCCTGGCTCCTCTTGGTGCAGAGCAATTGGCCACCGTGGAGCCTTAACACTCTTCCATTAAAGGGATGTGggacttttactttaaaaaagagaggcagagagagagagagagagagaggaagacttgTAACAGTTAGTGAAGACCAGAGGCGCAAGTGCGCTCAGCCTTTTCAACAGCTTTCCATG
This DNA window, taken from Mus caroli chromosome 18, CAROLI_EIJ_v1.1, whole genome shotgun sequence, encodes the following:
- the Fzd8 gene encoding frizzled-8, which encodes MEWGYLLEVTSLLAALAVLQRSSGAAAASAKELACQEITVPLCKGIGYNYTYMPNQFNHDTQDEAGLEVHQFWPLVEIQCSPDLKFFLCSMYTPICLEDYKKPLPPCRSVCERAKAGCAPLMRQYGFAWPDRMRCDRLPEQGNPDTLCMDYNRTDLTTAAPSPPRRLPPPPPPGEQPPSGSGHSRPPGARPPHRGGSSRGSGDAAAAPPSRGGKARPPGGGAAPCEPGCQCRAPMVSVSSERHPLYNRVKTGQIANCALPCHNPFFSQDERAFTVFWIGLWSVLCFVSTFATVSTFLIDMERFKYPERPIIFLSACYLFVSVGYLVRLVAGHEKVACSGGAPGAGGAGGAGGAAAAGAGAAGAGASSPGARGEYEELGAVEQHVRYETTGPALCTVVFLLVYFFGMASSIWWVILSLTWFLAAGMKWGNEAIAGYSQYFHLAAWLVPSVKSIAVLALSSVDGDPVAGICYVGNQSLDNLRGFVLAPLVIYLFIGTMFLLAGFVSLFRIRSVIKQQGGPTKTHKLEKLMIRLGLFTVLYTVPAAVVVACLFYEQHNRPRWEATHNCPCLRDLQPDQARRPDYAVFMLKYFMCLVVGITSGVWVWSGKTLESWRALCTRCCWASKGAAVGAGAGGSGPGGSGPGPGGGGGHGGGGGSLYSDVSTGLTWRSGTASSVSYPKQMPLSQV